The following are encoded together in the Primulina huaijiensis isolate GDHJ02 unplaced genomic scaffold, ASM1229523v2 scaffold6185, whole genome shotgun sequence genome:
- the LOC140970476 gene encoding CRS2-associated factor 1, mitochondrial, producing the protein MLPFLSRHSRRKPPPANAFHNCFSTTTSVSSSKLRSKYNFVSPPSLRPQTPTKTPFQRESNTTNSRPSKTPYRPPSSLELTESPAQSDLPFDFRFSYTESNSKVRPIGLREPKYSPFGPGRLDRVWTGVCAPAIDPKEGSLEKNDELEEKRRGMRERIQGEPLSNAERKALVERFQRHKMKRQINLGRDGLTHNMLSDIHNHWKRTEAVRIKCMGVPTVDMKNICMQLEDKTFGKIIHRHGGQLVLYRGRHYKCQMRSVVPLMMWKPQEPVYPRLIKTTIDGLSIEETKEMRKRGSSVPALTRLAKNGYYGNLVPMVRDAFLADELVRIDCKGLPTSDYKKIGCKLKDLVPCILVTFEKEQIVIWRGKDYKPTEGGYFLNARELFDDSDDNLTSISNGNESTVAYQDQTDFDSSDSGDE; encoded by the exons CCCTCCTTCGCTGCGCCCACAAACCCCTACTAAAACTCCTTTTCAACGCGAATCGAATACCACTAACTCAAGGCCCTCCAAAACGCCATATCGTCCGCCCTCCTCCCTAGAACTGACCGAATCTCCGGCCCAGTCCGATCTTCCATTCGATTTTCGTTTCAGCTACACAGAGAGTAATTCAAAAGTCAGGCCTATTGGGCTTAGGGAGCCCAAATACTCTCCTTTCGGTCCGGGTCGTTTGGACCGGGTATGGACTGGGGTTTGTGCCCCGGCCATCGATCCGAAAGAGGGTTCTTTAGAGAAAAACGATGagttggaggagaagaggagaggaATGAGAGAGAGAATTCAGGGAGAACCTTTAAGTAATGCTGAAAGAAAAGCTCTTGTGGAGAGATTTCAAAGGCATAAAATGAAAAGGCAAATTAATCTag GGAGAGATGGTCTAACACACAACATGTTGAGTGATATTCACAATCACTGGAAACGCACGGAGGCTGTCAGGATAAAGTGTATGGGAGTTCCAACTGTTGAcatgaaaaatatatgcatgcagTTGGAG gATAAAACATTTGGTAAGATCATCCATAGACATGGTGGTCAACTTGTATTATACAGAGGTAGGCATTATAAGTGCCAAATGAGATCTGTTGTTCCACTAATGATGTGGAAACCTCAAGAGCCAGTGTATCCGAGGCTTATCAAAACTACTATTGATGGCCTGAGTATTGAGGAAACCAAGGAGATGAGGAAAAGAGGATCATCTGTCCCTGCCTTGACCAGACTTG CTAAAAATGGATACTATGGTAATCTTGTACCCATGGTCCGGGACGCTTTTCTTGCCGATGAGCTGGTTCGTATAGACTGTAAAGGCCTACCTACGAGTGACTACAAGAAAATTGGATGCAAACTTAAG GATTTAGTTCCTTGCATTCTGGTTACATTTGAAAAGGAACAGATAGTGATATGGAGGGGAAAAGATTACAAACCCACAGAGGGTGGTTACTTTCTGAATGCTAGGGAGTTGTTTGATGATTCAGATGACAATTTAACAAGCATCAGCAATGGAAATGAGAGCACGGTTGCCTATCAAGACCAAACTGATTTTGATTCCAGTGATTCTGGTGACGAGTGA
- the LOC140970478 gene encoding lysophospholipid acyltransferase LPEAT2-like — translation MAAADQSLSTPLLQSQQSDHQPHVILDIQDPQQSPAPVVFKPRDETRQNPFAFIGANQDYEVPESSTVDPFRNQTPNIEGLYEWVKIVICLPVAAVRLILFGLCLTVGYVATRLALQGWKDKQNPMPKWRCRLMWVTRFCSRAILFSFGYHWIKRRGKPAPREIAPIVVSNHVSYIDPIFFFYELFPTIVSSESHDSMPFVGTIIRAMQVIYVDRFSRSSRKLAVNEIKRKASNNRFPRLLLFPEGTTTNGRALISFQLGAFIPGFTVQPVRVRYPHVHFDQSWGNITLAKLMFRMFTQFHNFMEVEYLPLVSPLENRKENAMDFAQRTGHIIARALNVVQTSHSYGDTMLFSKAAELKQENPSLYMVEMAWVEMTLHLKALEAVASLEIFLSMNPDSSGLVEFHDFLRVLKLKPCSLSEKMFGFIDVKKIGKVSFKQFLLGSAHILKQPLFWHACEFAFTKIETDGKNYISKPEFQDAVSLAIPSLNRDEAHSLFSLFDLDNDGRVSKTDFESCLRSNPLLIALFAPILLQRNPLAADPDLVQEVV, via the exons ATGGCGGCAGCGGACCAGTCTCTTTCCACTCCTCTCCTCCAATCCCAGCAGTCCGATCATCAACCGCACGTCATCCTCGACATCCAGGACCCGCAGCAATCCCCTGCTCCAGTCGTTTTTAAGCCGCGTGACGAAACGCGTCAGAATCCGTTTGCTTTCATCGGTGCGAATCAGGATTACGAAGTTCCCGAGTCCAGCACGGTCGACCCGTTTCGGAACCAAACGCCAAACATCGAGGGTTTGTACGAGTGGGTGAAGATCGTGATATGCTTGCCTGTTGCGGCTGTGCGGCTTATCTTATTCGGGCTGTGTTTGACGGTGGGATACGTGGCCACACGTTTGGCGCTGCAGGGGTGGAAGGATAAGCAGAATCCCATGCCTAAGTGGCGATGTCGGCTTATGTGGGTCACCCGTTTTTGTTCTCGCGCAATCCTGTTCTCTTTTGG CTATCATTGGATAAAAAGAAGAGGAAAACCTGCTCCAAGGGAGATAGCTCCTATAGTTGTATCTAATCATGTATCATATATTGACCCGATTTTCTTTTTCTATGAATTATTTCCGACCATAGTATCCTCTGAATCACATGATTCCATGCCTTTTGTTGGAACCATTATCAGAGCGATGCAG GTGATATATGTTGATAGATTTTCAAGATCCTCCCGGAAGCTTGCTGTAAATGAAATAAAG AGAAAAGCTTCGAACAATCGATTTCCTCGGCTGCTTTTATTTCCTGAGGGAACAACAACCAATGGAAGAGCTCTAATCTCCTTCCAACTCGGTGCATTCATCCCTGGTTTTACTGTGCAACCAGTCAGAGTCCGTTATCCCCATGTACACTTTGATCAGTCCTG GGGAAATATTACTCTTGCAAAATTGATGTTCAGAATGTTTACACAGTTCCACAATTTCATGGAG GTTGAGTATCTTCCACTAGTGTCACCTCTTGAAAATCGGAAGGAAAATGCTATGGATTTTGCTCAGAGG ACTGGTCACATCATTGCGAGAGCTCTCAATGTAGTACAGACGTCGCACTCGTATGGTGACACGATGCTTTTTTCGAAGGCTGCAGAGCTGAAGCAG GAAAATCCATCTCTATACATGGTAGAAATGGCGTGGGTGGAAATG ACACTTCATCTAAAAGCCTTGGAAGCTGTGGCCTCTTTGGAGATATTTCTGTCTATGAATCCAGATTCAag CGGACTTGTTGAATTCCATGACTTCCTCAGAGTTCTGAAACTGAAGCCTTGCAGTCTTTCTGAAAAG ATGTTTGGATTCATTGATGTGAAGAAGATCGGGAAAGTAAGTTTCAAACAG TTCTTGCTTGGGTCAGCCCATATCTTGAAGCAGCCACTATTCTGGCATGCCTGCGAATTTGCATTTACTAAAATTGAAACAGATGGAAAGAACTACATTTCGAAGCCTGAG TTTCAAGATGCTGTTTCACTTGCAATTCCAAGCTTGAACCGCGATGAG GCTCATAGCCTTTTTAGTTTGTTCGATTTGGATAATGATGGGAGAGTTAGCAAGACTGATTTTGAATCCTGTTTAAGAAGCAACCCATTGCTCATAGCCCTTTTTGCACCCATATTATTGCAAAGAAATCCGTTGGCAGCGGATCCTGATTTGGTACAAGAAGTGGTCTGA